A region of the Zootoca vivipara chromosome 3, rZooViv1.1, whole genome shotgun sequence genome:
TACCTCCCTCTTGTAATTACGCAGTACAGTTTTGGCTGCAAAATTTTGTGAGCAGGAGAAGATTAATTGACTATGTAAAGGCAAAAGAATATGAGGAGCAAGAAGTTTCCCATGTAATCATAAAGGAGTAGACTGGATTTTCTACAGTTTGACCTAAGTGGAACTGTTAGTTATCTGACTGgtgaaaaataaacattttgcttTGGATTTCAGCTAAAagtaaatggctttaaaaaagctaCTGCCCTTGTAAATATCACATTCTGCTTTTAGCCCATAGAGAATATCAAGCATCAAATAAACTCTTACCAAAGCTATGTGACCACATCAATGTTCTTGGTAAACAACTAGGTTTCTGTTGACTTGCGAGCCATTGGCTGGGTGTGGAGTTTGCCCATTTGAGTCATGTGACATTGCTGCTGAGGGAGCACAAGGGTTGGGAAAATGAGGTCATAAGTGTCATGCTAGAACAGGAAAATTCTCCTGGCccctttaaatctttttttagGGCATGTGTGCTAGTTATACATGTGACATGgctacagtttccagaagcaTATTGAATTTGAGACAATTTTCTGACACTTCCAACTCTTCctactttaaataaaagcattgcATTCTGACAGATTGTAAATTAAATTTTGTGTGAAAATTAGTTCCTCTCCTGTGACAGCACTGATTCATTAATCTGTTGGCATATTCTGAATCGGGAGCAAGATGAAGAATAGTTGAGCACAACCAAGAGAGATGTCACTCAAAGGAACATTACTGGGTTCTAAGGTCAACTCAAAAGAagtgatggttacaggtaggtagccgtgttggtctggatcgaagtaaaataaaaaaattccttcagtagcaccttaaagaagtatctgaagaagtgtgcatgcacacgaaagctcataccaaaataaaaacttagttggtctttaaggtgctactgaaggaatttttttattttacttcaaaagAAGTGAGTCCAAGAGTATCTCTTCTGCTATCGATGTGCAGgttcctcttcttccccacctgGATAGAGGGTCAGTCAGACACCAGACACCTGTTCTGGATCTAGGGACCCCCATCCATTTGGTGTAGCGTGTTCAGAATTGATGCACCACATGTGCAGCTATAGGcactagagcagtgttttccaaacttgggtctctagctgttttcggactacaattctggtcatccctgaccattggtcttgctagctaggggtgatgggagttgtagttcaaaaacagctggggatccaagtttgggaaacactacaCTAGAGGGATTTTATCCTGAATCACTCTTATATGTGAGCAGCTTAATTCTGTATATAAACAGaattaaacggctcaggactgcaatacctcaaggaccacctctctccatatgaacctgcccagagcctgcaatcataatctgaggcccttattCATGTGCCTACTTCACGAGAGGtccggagagtggcaacacaagaatgggccttctttgcagtggctccccatttgtggaatgctcttcccagggagactcacctggtgccttcattatacacctttaggtgccaggcaaaaacgttcctctttaaccaagcctttggccaATTAACATCCTAtactcttttaaatgtgtttgcaggACGGGATGGGGGGATGGGAGGTTATTGCTTGGAGTGGggttggttcttgtttttattatgtattttgtgtttttctcttgtatttttaggttgtgaactgccctgagatctatggatgtagtatacaaattaataaataaaataaccctTTTGAATAGGACTTAATGCAATTTGTTTCACACAACCTTTTTAATATGTAAACATAGCTGCATCTTCTGAGCATGTGTGAAACTGCTCAGTTTAATCAAAGGTGTCGACCAATATGCTCTTTCAGTGTGTGTAACTTCTAAGTTTTAGCAATATGGCTGGTAATAGCTCACAGACGGTTGCTTTTGGAAGAGCACGAATTGTTAAgaaagcaaaaggagaagaaactGGCAAGAACCCGGAGGATAACGTAATAGAACAAAAAGAATTTTCAGAAATTTAGCACCCTTATGTGGGTTTTGATTTAGCAGTGTTCCTGTTGCTTTAGAACTTTGGACTAGTGCAAGTTTAAAGATTTGATGCCAAAAACATaggaaaataatatttcaaaagcTACCCACATAGAACATCAGTCACGGGCAGAGAAAGTTTGACACTGAAATGtcaagaaaatattttctcaTTTCTTCAGTTAGAAATCTGGTACCGGTAATTCAAAAGGATACGTGTGAAAACATATTAAACTGCTCACTGGTATATTTGCACCTCATGCTTTTGGTTTGGCTGAAATAACCAAGGAAATGACCCTGAGAAAAATACAGTTGACTCTGGAAGCCAAAGCTAGAAGAGAACGGAACATTTAGCACTATGGTGCTTTTTAAATTGCAGTACAGTACTGATACTTGTTTTTGTTAACATGCCTTGTACTCGATTCAAGGCCACGTTCTTTCTGAGTTCCTGGCTGAGTGTGTCCAGTATTTCAAATCCTTGTCTCACAAGCTATATGCGGTCTCAGAAGAGTGTCATGGTCTATTCCAGATGAACGGTTACACATACATCCCAGCATAGGTGCCTTTGTTCTAATGTGTTGCTACTGAACAATACTATGCAAAATTGTTAAGGGCTGTTTGAAAATAATCTGGGCATACCTGTCCTCCAGTAATTTCAGAAGTTGTTGGTTCAGGGATGCTAACCTGAACTAGCAGCCCTTATTTGTGCAGATAAGAAATTGCAGAATGTTCAAGTTCAAGCAACTCTACCTTGAGTTTATGACTCTTGGTTTGGCAGGGAATGcgaagaaagagggagctttttcccgcctgcggagccCTTTAAAAGacgtggccccgccccgaccgacctcattggctggtcgggggtgacgcaggcgggaacataccatcacgtaggggctgagctcgcagcccctacgcgatggtacagtcaggcagcccacaaccccacctccgacgcaggcgcggaagtggctttattGGACAACAGTCcacatcagccccaaccatcatGGTCAAGTATGGTGGTAACTATAATCCACCAAAATCTGGAGGGCGTCACATTGGCTCTTCTTGTCCTAACACAAGCTGGAATTGAGGTTCAAATGGAGAGTCAtcttaaaatgcacatattgatGGTTGTTGGAGGAACTCAGTGCTCAAGATGAGATTTCATTTACAGTGGGTTTTACATCTTTGATATGCCTTGAAAATGAGCACATACAGATGGTGTCCTAGTTTAGGTTGGGAAAACACCTCCAATTTAACATTTTTAATCTATTGTTTACAGTACATGGCTAGGTCTGTGCAGTGATTATGTTTGTCCTTGGCATCAACAAGTGTAGACCAGAGATATCTTActtgtgcttcccccccccccccctcatccctaAGTCTCAAGGAGGTGTGAGCTTTGCAGTAGCAATTTTGTTAACCTCTTCTGATCATAATGACTGTATAAAAATCATAAAATAGCTTTTGTGTTTCTGTTAAGTTTTACCATGTTTGATATCATTTCATAGACCCAAATATCTTGAATATTCGTTTCGTTTATGTTTTACATAACTTGCACTATTAATAACTGAAATCCAACCGGGTTGGGAGGCAATTCTCCAATTTGGTTTGTTATAATTAGTGCCAAATGTAGAGTCTTATTTTCCATGATGCATAATCTCTTGCTACCGTAAAATTGTCCACTAGTGTCAGctatttgatgtgtgtgtgtgtgtgtgtgtgtgtgagagagagagagagagagagagagagagaatgaatgaatgaatgaatgaatgaatgaaacaatcTATTTTGAAGTAAGGTGTTGTTTTCTATTCTTTCAGTCCTAATTTTCACAAACATTGAAATATGTGGAAAACCACTATTTTAAAGATAAAGGTCTTTAAAAGTGTATGGCTATTTTGAATCCTCCTGTTTTGGTTGTTGCATGTACACTGTTTGACCTGAACTGTTTTGGCATAGTGGCTCTAAAAAAATTTCTCTTGTGCCAGAATATTTTGCTGGTTGACAGAATTACACATCTGGCTGCAAGTGGCGATTCTATTTGCAGATCCCTGATCTTGTTTCTTTTGGCTGTCTAGAAATGGCTCTTGCTCTTTTCCCTCTTTCAGATTTTTTCAGAGGCCCTGTTGTGCCCAGCGTCCGCCTGGCAGGCTTAGAACACGTTCTTCACTTCACAGCCGTTGATGAAAAAGTCTATATGAGAAGTTACAAGTAAGTCTCTCATTGCTGATTTCTTGTTATTATATGCAATACTAATATGCTTCCTAAGGATTAGATTGTGTGAAGTGCTTTGTAGAGTTGAGTCAGAGTTACAGAATCAGACTTTGacttgtgcgcattcagctttatgcatgtGGCTATATACAGtatggggtggcgctgtggtcaccactgagcctcttgggcttgctgatcagaaggtcggcagttcaaatccctgcaacggggtgagctcccgttgctcggtcccagctcctgccaacctagcagctcgaaagcacagcaaaaaagtgcaaatagataaataggtaccgctccgacaggaaggtaaacgtcgtttccgtgcgttgctctggtagaagcggcttagtcatgctggccacatgaccttgaaaaactgtctgcagacaatcgccagctccctcagcctataaagcaagatgagcgtcgcaaccccagagttgttacctttacctttttatatatggagagtggggagagagaatgaggacGGAGTGAGGAAAGTGACCTTTGACAATGCCACCCACCATTGAGCCCAATGTGTTTTGGCTAGAAGCTTTAGGTGTGATCCTTGGAATATAACTCTTGCGTAAGTTGCTGGCTTGCTGTATATTAAGGTGAAGGTGCCTAGTTAGAATTTACCTAAATTATCAAACAACTTGAACAGATTCACTGCATGCTATCATACTGGAGCCAGGTGGTTAGTGCCTCCTAGAGGTCAAGGCAGGAATGACATATTttataaaactttaaaataatttccaACGTGTTCTGCTCAAACTATTCAGCTTCCAAATTATTTAAATATGAGAATGAGAATTTGCCTTTGTACCAAGTCAGATCCAATGGTCCtgccagctcagtattgtctacaatggcagctgctctccagggtttcaataGAGAGTCTTTCCCAGTATTACTTGGAAATGCTGGGACTTGAACTcaggaccctctgcatgcaaaccagatgctcAGCTATTGAGCTAtgcaatatatataataaaaacaaaacagctaaatgtttgtttaaaaattctATTGGTGATTGGAAAATGTGATAGTgaagggttttaaaaataaaattaaggaatGATCATACTACTAATTTATTCACCCCCAAACTAAATGACATTTAAATATATGTACTTGCTTGTAAATCTATATGGCATTCATTCCAGGGAAGCATATTTTAAGAGCAGAGCTTTAAGTTTGTGGCAGACAAGTATAACCTCGGTGTACTTTAGCACTGCAAAGTAAACAATAGCTTGCCCCAACACAGAAAAAGCAGCACAAAATGCAGTGCAGATGGGGGCCAACACATGTTGTACCCTGCAAATAGTGATTTGCCTGTGGGAATAGCTGGTTGGAGGGGGCCACTCCTGTGCCCTTAAGGATGCATGTCATGGGGAAGGGTGGTCCCAGTATTTCTGCCCACCTTAGTCCTTCCCCCAAAGTCTGTTGTTCAGCATTTGTGTCCTGTGTTTTGGCTTTACTTAACATTTGCATACCAGCATTACTGAACCAGTCACACAGTCACATCAATGGCATCAGGTTCAAAGAGGGTAGGATTTGGTTGCTAATGAGTCATGCTGAACTATTGAGATCTTAGTAACTGCTTTCTTCCCAGAAAAAAAGAGCATGTGTGCAATAGTTTCTCTCTTATTGGAAGTAAGCTTCCAGCCTGCACAAAACTCTGCAGTCTTACTGAGAAAAGCACATTGTCCAGTCACGTTGGTATTGCATCACTGTGGAATGCGAGTGGGGGGGGTGGTTGATTGTTGCAAGGCATCTGTTAAACATGTCAGATGAGAAGGCAACTTGTTCTTATCTTTTTAAGAGTACTGTTGAAAAAATCTGGTTGCAAAataccaaggattgaacttgAAGACATGGGGCCATCGCTAGATTTGGTGATGAGGAGGACCCATTTGGCCTCAGATGATCTTTATAAGTTATCTCTAAGACAGCCCAAAGCTCTCAAGGTATGTTGGCACATCTTTACACCACTGAGAGCTTTTCCATAAGAAAAGAGATGTGTAGATTTCTCATCTTCAATATTTAACCTTGATGTAATCAGCAATTCGTTGTCTGACTGTTTCCATGTTCTATTACATCATCCATTAAGCTTTGTCCCGTTTTTCCTATGATCTTTAGTAGGTTTTTAAAAGATTCCTTGACATCAGGTGTGTTTTGAATCTGCATACCACTGTTAGGTCTCTAATTTAATTGGAATTATTTGGATGCGGCCTTAATTTGGAAGGTCACTGCTGCTAATAATTCATATTGTCACTAGTGCTCTGTTAAAGAGCTGCCTCTTCCTGTAACTCCCAAATCACTGCTTCTGGAGTTTTCTGCCAAATGAAACTTTATGCCTGAATGGAGTTTTAATGGGTGGCTCTTCTAAGTTAGTAGTTTGTGAGCTGCATCCAGTCTTGGCTGTCATTTATCAAGACTTTTGTCCTTAAATGCAACTGTTTTGAAATGTAACAAGGGATGGTGGCATTATACAAATGCTAGATGTCCGGCTAGAGAAACTGTAATGCTTTCTTATTTTtcagccaaagaagaagaaaaatatttcccATGATGTCTTTGGTACAAAATATGGACGGATCCACATGCAGAAACAGGATCTGGAAAAATTGCAGACCAGGAAAATGAAGGGTTTAAAGAAGAGGCCAGCTGAAAAGAAGACTGAAGATGGAAAGAATCCAAAGAAAGTAAAGTTAGAATGATAGGCTGCATATGGACTGAGCACTTGAGCTGGCTGCTCTtttgatttattcatttaaatgccATATACTTCTGAAATTTATTTTGAATGGGTTTACAGGCAAAACTACTTGATTGTTCCTGGaagggtgggatgttttaaaggGAGGGAATGAATATGTATTGCTTAATTTTTGGACAAGTTTCTTCTGATAACCACTTGAAACAGATACTGCAAGCCATTGCTTCCAACAGTGGCTTTCAGCCATTCAGGATGACTTGTTCTACTCCTCATTCTTTTCCCAGCCTCTGTTGCCATTAAGTTTTCAGAATATGGCAtttatgtgtgtgcttttaaagacATTATCACCACGGACATGAGCAGAAATACATCTGTACtctggatttttttaataaaataaacgtATTTGGATATTCATCATTGGGAAAGCCATGACCTagggtttttggggggcggggatatgtgtgtgtgtgtgtgtgtgtgtgtgtgtgtgtgtgtgttgtttagtATCAGCAAATTGGCTTATGGCTGTTATATTGAACTACAAAATTCTGTTTATATAAACAAAGAATTCCAGGTTGCTTTGACATTTTCATCCTATCCTTGGATTTTTCCATAATCAGGCTGTGCTTTGTCTACCCTTGCTGCTGCTTACATGATAAGTTAGCCTGGGTTGCAAAAGAATAAAATGTAGAGCCCCATATTTATACCAAGAACTTTTCTCTTtcaactttttttaaagtaataaattaataataatagaatgtttGGATTTGAGGGGTTGGAAGGCTACTGTAACTGCAATATTTCATTTGACTTCTATGGTTTCTTATAGGGATAGTGTGGTTTTTCCAGTTCTGTTGGAACAGTTAGCACCTGAAAAGCAGACGTAGTTCACAGGTTTGCCTACTATGGTgaaatgtatttctatttaaactaCAGGAATTGTTTGTAAATAGCCAAGGATGTTAAACTGTCTTACATGCTTCTCAACAAGAAGGCAAACGTACAGTTTTGATTTACTTCCATTCCTTAAAACTAATTTCAGAGGTGTTACAGCTTAGGTCTTATGAAACAAGTTGACACTTTCTGTCAGTTTCCCAACCTTCTATAAATCTCACTCCTGAGGCTTCTCTTTTAGGATACCAGACCAGGGGATCACTGCACCCCTTTAACTGGTTTGGGATTACTCTTCTCTCTCTAGAAGATCTATCCCTTCTCACTGAATCGAGACCCAAGTAGAGTCTTCCTCACTCCCGCTTCTCCTTTCTCAAATTCAGCTTCCTAGTTCTCCCTTGTCTGTATGCTCTTAGAAGGTACCAGCCCTTGTCTGTTAAACTAACACCCAGCTCAGACACTTCCTTCTCTGGCTGAAAATCTTCCATCAAGGCGAATTACACACAGCtcagacatgggcgtacccaggatcaaaactagggggggggcaaggggaggggccaaggcacggaaggggaggggccacaaagtgggcgggaacggcgaacttgcgctccgccgggctgtgcccctccctagcagcagggctggtgggcggaggcggagcccagcccagcggagcgcgagttcagcgttcctgcccgccgcgccgcgctctctggttccccgccgcgcttggccttgccagagggcgcgacggggagctggagggagggcgcagcgcggcgggcgggaacggcgaactcgcgctccgccgggctgtgcccctccctagcagcagggctggtgggcggaggcggagcccagcccagcggagcgcgagttcggcgttcccgcccaccgcgccgcgctccctggttccccgccgcgcttggccttgcctgagggcgcgccggggagctggagggagggtgcggcgcggtgcggcgggaatggcgaactcgcgctccgccgggctgtgctccgcctctgcccaccagctctgcttctagagtagggcagctgccctaacttgccgcatggtgggtacgcccttgagctCAGAGGCTATACTAACCAGCTGAATGCCAGGGACCCAACACTcaactgcttcccccccctcccaaaatgctGTCTCTGCCCCCTCTGGCTAGCTGTacctacagccaatcagagtgaGGTTTCCAGCCCAGCACTCTGCAAACTTCTAGACTCTGGCCTACCTGAGCTTTCTGTCACACCaacctttcctctgaggagctcaaggtgacatacatggttctctctagGATGGTTAGGCTGgaaggcaatgactggcccaaggttactgGGTGATTTTGAGGGATATAGGGAGGCTGCAAAAGGGAAGCAAAACCCTGTTCCGCAAGTGGATGGCCACACGGCATTCTAAGCCACTAATATGAATTAGCACATGTAAATATTATGCATATCTTTGTCTTTGTTCTGGTGTTCTGTGTTGAGATGCTTTCTTCCTAAAGCTAAGTGATCTTCTCAAATGAAGGTTAGTAAACATATTGGGAGAATAGATATTGGCTCCTAAAATCCTTAGCGGCCAGTAGCAGCTATGTCACTTTTGGTACTTTGCAGACAAAGGACTAGCAGCGCTTAATACAAAATTTGAAAGTACGTACAattaactgcttttaaaaaataaaaaagatcagTTGAGCATCTCAGTCAGCCATGCAGCTTTTCACATAACATTTCTTACTTGTAGTACTTCAATTATCTAATTTCCGTAcatataatacaaaaaataataatccctaagGCACACCAATTAAACTCCTGGTGTGCTAATAAAACAGTAATAAGCTTTTAATTTCTTTAAGTGCTCAAGTTGAAGTCTCATTAAAACTCATTTTGCATAGGAATAAATCATGGCAGGTTATTAGGTAGAATATTAAATAGCCTCACAGAAATGGGCTGCGGGGAGCTTTGCCTTTCAATATCTTAAAACTGAAAACTGCTATTTAACTTCAGGTTCTTTTTAGCCATTTATATTTAGTAAACCAAACAATATTGGATTTCAATGGAAATTGTTCCTAAGAAATATGCATAGACAAACTTTTTCAGGCTCCTAACAAGGAATGGTAACAGCCTGCTTGCCCTTAGATTCCAATGTTACAAGAGAGCTTCTTACTCATTCTAACTGTGGTGCTAAAGAGGAGGAAACCTAGAAAGCAACATGAAAGTTGCCTTTTAAAATTTTCTCCCGATCTCTCAGCCTCCACGCCCTGATGAATCTGACTTTTTATTgcaattaaatacagtggtacctcgctagacgaacgcctcgcggcATGAAAAAAGCGCAAGACGAaaacgttttgcgatttttttggcAGGCTCACAAGATGAAGCAGGGCGCCGCGAGGAGAAAGTCAGATCGAGAGCCCGCCCGCCTCGCGCTTCCGCCGCCCGCCATCGCCCGGCTTCCGCAGCAGCCagatcccccctcactcaccttaagcctgcctgcctgcgcgcaaacgggctgtctgtctggttgggcgcgagggtccggctgctggggaaggagggagggagcctctccctggccctcctcctgcttccccctgaaaaacttccggccgtggcgggtgagtcggtgCCTTTttttgcgctcccccccccataggaacgcatgaataaaatttcaatgcattcctatgggaaaccgcgcttcgcaagacgaaattatcgcaacatgatacgactcgtggaacaaattaatttcgtcttgtgaggtaccactgtactttgataaTTAGCATGGGttgagcagacccattgaaatgaatgggcttaTGTTAGCCATGTTGATAAAATAGGTCTACCTTAATAGGGGCTAATA
Encoded here:
- the RPF2 gene encoding ribosome production factor 2 homolog isoform X2; its protein translation is MLIKGGNATATITDVLKDIYALKKPFAVLYKKKNIARPFEDQTSLEFFSKKSDCSLFLFGSHNKKRPNNLIIGRMYDYHVLDMVELGIEKFVALRDIKNSKCPEGTKPMLIFAGDAFDISEEHRRLKSLLIDFFRGPVVPSVRLAGLEHVLHFTAVDEKVYMRSYKVLLKKSGCKIPRIELEDMGPSLDLVMRRTHLASDDLYKLSLRQPKALKPKKKKNISHDVFGTKYGRIHMQKQDLEKLQTRKMKGLKKRPAEKKTEDGKNPKKVKLE